In a single window of the Candidatus Kaiserbacteria bacterium genome:
- a CDS encoding sigma-70 family RNA polymerase sigma factor, with amino-acid sequence MKKLSKTELLQEHKAEGLLTIGRGRGYVTYDEILKEFPTIERDVDFLETLYERLATASIDVIGGGGMLGDETGGDLLTDRKNVYKRNDNAYDSIQMYLREIGQYPLLTAHEERVLAKRIVDGDSEARNLLARANLRLVVSIAKKYVGRSPDLTLLDLIQEGNLGLFKAVDKFDFTKGFKFSTYATWWIRQAITRALADQSRTIRIPVHMVETMAKYKQVARRLAQDLGRDPMAEEIATEMDVEVEKIYQIEKISQDTISLELPIGDDDDRSRLSDFIADDKIISPDQEVAHRILADQMQEILASLSDKERKILEMRHGLLDGTYHTLEEVGKEFGVTRERIRQIEAKALEKIRQHDKARRLKSY; translated from the coding sequence GTGAAGAAACTTTCAAAGACCGAATTACTTCAAGAGCATAAGGCAGAAGGACTCCTTACCATTGGTCGCGGCCGTGGTTACGTCACCTATGATGAGATTCTCAAAGAGTTTCCGACCATTGAGCGTGATGTAGATTTTCTTGAGACACTCTATGAGCGTCTTGCGACTGCAAGCATCGATGTAATCGGCGGCGGTGGCATGCTCGGCGACGAGACCGGTGGCGACCTCCTCACGGATAGGAAGAATGTATACAAGCGCAACGACAATGCGTACGATTCTATTCAGATGTACTTGCGTGAAATTGGTCAGTACCCACTTCTGACCGCACACGAAGAGCGCGTGCTTGCTAAGCGAATCGTGGATGGTGATTCTGAAGCACGAAATCTTCTTGCCCGAGCAAACCTTCGTCTTGTGGTCTCTATTGCAAAGAAGTATGTTGGGCGAAGTCCTGATCTCACGCTCCTTGACCTTATTCAGGAAGGAAATCTCGGCCTCTTCAAAGCGGTAGATAAGTTTGACTTCACCAAGGGCTTTAAGTTTTCGACGTACGCTACCTGGTGGATTCGTCAGGCGATTACTCGCGCGCTCGCAGACCAATCACGAACGATTCGTATTCCCGTACACATGGTAGAAACCATGGCGAAGTACAAGCAAGTGGCGCGTCGTCTTGCACAAGACCTTGGCCGTGACCCCATGGCAGAGGAGATTGCTACTGAGATGGATGTAGAAGTAGAGAAAATCTACCAAATTGAAAAAATCAGCCAGGACACTATCTCGCTCGAACTTCCTATTGGTGATGACGACGACCGCTCACGACTCTCCGACTTTATTGCGGATGATAAAATCATTTCTCCTGACCAGGAAGTAGCGCACCGCATTCTTGCGGACCAGATGCAGGAAATTCTTGCATCACTCTCTGACAAGGAACGAAAGATTCTTGAGATGCGTCATGGACTCCTCGATGGCACCTATCACACACTCGAAGAAGTGGGAAAGGAGTTTGGTGTAACCCGTGAACGTATTCGCCAAATTGAAGCAAAAGCGCTCGAAAAGATTCGCCAACACGATAAAGCGAGAAGGCTAAAGAGTTATTAA
- a CDS encoding CBS domain-containing protein produces MEIRDITKEAVLIPEDGTFKDAIALMMKEQTNSLLVVGDDGVLTGEVNVSDLLDAIIPTHLDGDKVFTQLGTEELFELAVRDAEDKEVREFMSVDFQSVRVDDSLITIAGTAIAHQTAHIPIVDHDDRPIGVISRRGLKHILAKYLGIRDNA; encoded by the coding sequence ATGGAGATACGCGATATTACAAAAGAAGCGGTTCTCATCCCCGAAGATGGCACCTTTAAAGATGCAATCGCACTCATGATGAAAGAACAAACCAATTCTCTATTGGTAGTCGGTGATGATGGCGTTCTAACGGGAGAGGTGAACGTATCTGACCTTCTCGATGCTATCATTCCTACCCATCTCGATGGTGATAAGGTGTTTACCCAACTCGGCACGGAAGAACTTTTTGAATTAGCAGTTAGAGATGCTGAGGATAAGGAAGTGCGAGAATTCATGAGTGTGGATTTTCAATCAGTCCGAGTCGATGATTCTCTCATTACCATCGCGGGCACGGCAATTGCACATCAAACTGCACATATTCCTATCGTCGACCACGACGACCGCCCTATTGGCGTTATCTCACGCCGAGGACTTAAGCATATACTTGCGAAGTACCTCGGTATTCGTGATAATGCGTAA